A genomic segment from Capra hircus breed San Clemente chromosome 7, ASM170441v1, whole genome shotgun sequence encodes:
- the DCAF15 gene encoding DDB1- and CUL4-associated factor 15, which translates to MAPSSKSERNSGAGSGGGGPGGAGGKRTAGRRREHVLKQLERVKISGQLSPRLFRKLPPRVCVSLKNIVDEDFLYAGHIFLGFSKCGRYVLSYTSSSGDDDFSFYIYHLYWWEFNVHSKLKLVRQVRLFQDEEIYSDLYLTVCEWPSDASKVIVFGFNTRSANGMLMNMMVMSDENHRDIYISTVAVPPPGRCAACRDASRARPGDPSAQCLRHGFMLHTKYQVVYPFPTFQPAFQLKKDQVVLLNTSYSLVACAVSVHSAGDSSFCQILYDHTTYPPAPPSPPGPQSPELLPVLPSLCPEAAPAWPSGTPDPSPAIAKAKEFVADIFRRAKEAKGGTSEEVRPPPCPGPSGSRCRLPSEPLGPGGEAVPRDSPPAAEAPAPEPGYINYTKLYYVLGSGEGTEPEDEFEDDKISLPFVVTDLRGRNLRPMREQAAVQGQYLTVEQLTLDFEYVINEVIRHDATWGHQFCSFSDYDIVILEVCPETNQVLINIGLLLLAFPSPTEEGQLRPKTYHTSLKVAWDLNTGIFVTVSVGDLTEVKGQTSGSVWSSYRKSCVDMVMKWLVPESSGRYVNRMTNEALHKGCSLKVLADSERYTWIVL; encoded by the exons ATGGCGCCCAGCTCGAAATCGGAGCGGAACAGCGGGGCcgggagcggcggcggcggccccgggggcgCCGGGGGAAAGCGGACGGCGGGGCGGCGGCGGGAGCACGTCCTCAAGCAGCTGGAGCGGGTCAAG ATCAGTGGGCAGCTCTCTCCTCGCCTCTTCCGGAAGCTGCCACCCAGGGTCTGCGTCTCTCTCAAGAACATTGTGGATGAAGACTTCCTCTACGCAGG ACACATCTTCCTGGGCTTTTCCAAGTGCGGCCGTTACGTTCTCTCCTACACGAGCAGCAGCGGGGATGACGACTTCTCTTTCTACATCTACCACCTGTACTGGTGGGAGTTCAATGTGCACAGCAAGCTCAAGCTG GTCCGCCAGGTGCGGCTCTTCCAGGATGAGGAGATCTACAGTGACCTATACCTGACCGTGTGCGAGTGGCCCAGTGACGCCTCCAAGGTCATTGTCTTCGGCTTCAA CACCCGCTCAGCCAACGGCATGCTCATGAACATGATGGTGATGAGCGACGAGAACCACCGGGACATCTACATCAGCACCGTGGCCGTGCCGCCTCCGGGCCGCTGCGCCGCCTGCCGGGACGCCAGCCGCGCCCGCCCAG GTGACCCGAGCGCGCAGTGTCTGCGGCATGGCTTCATGCTGCACACCAAGTACCAGGTGGTCTACCCCTTCCCCACTTTCCAGCCCGCCTTCCAGCTCAAGAAGGACCAGGTGGTGCTGCTCAACACCAGCTACTCTCTGGTGGCCTGCGCCGTCTCGGTGCACTCGGCAG GAGACAGCAGCTTCTGCCAGATCCTATACGACCACACCACCtaccccccagcccctcccagcccccctGGACCCCAGAGCCCAGAGTTGCTCCCTGTTCTCCCCAGCCTCTGCCCTGAAGCGGCCCCAGCCTGGCCCTCTGGGACCCCCGATCCCTCGCCCGCCATTGCCAAAGCCAAGGAGTTTGTGGCTGACATCTTCCGCCGGGCCAAAGAGGCTAAGGGTGGGACCTCGGAGGAAGTCCGGCCACCCCCCTGCCCAGGGCCCTCAGGCAGCCGCTGCCGCCTGCCCTCTGAGCCCCTTGGCCCAGGTGGGGAGGCAGTGCCCCGGGATAGCCCCCCTGCAGCAGAGGCGCCTGCCCCGGAGCCTGGATACATCAACTACACCAAGCTCTATTACGTGCTGGGGTCCGGTGAGGGGACGGAGCCAGAGGATG AGTTCGAGGATGACAAGATCTCCCTGCCCTTCGTGGTGACTGATCTCCGTGGTCGCAACCTGCGGCCCATGCGGGAGCAGGCCGCTGTCCAG GGTCAGTACCTGACAGTCGAGCAGCTCACACTGGACTTCGAGTATGTCATCAACGAGGTGATCCGCCATGACGCCACTTGGGGTCACCAGTTCTGCTCCTTTAGCGACTATGACATTGTCATCCTGGAG gTCTGCCCAGAAACCAACCAGGTCCTCATCAACATTGGCCTGCTGCTCCTGGCGTTCCCATCCCCCACCGAGGAAGGCCAGCTCCG ACCAAAGACCTACCACACCAGTCTCAAGGTGGCATGGGACCTCAACACAGGCATCTTCGTGACAGTCAGTGTGGGTGACCTCACTGAGGTCAAAGGGCAGACCAG TGGCAGCGTCTGGAGCTC